In Methanofollis aquaemaris, the genomic window GGCTGTCAGGGAATGATCGGGAAGAGGTCGTCCTCGTCGACGATGTCGGCCCGCCGCACCTGGAGCGTTCGCATGGAAGTGGGGTCACCCTCGGCCTCGACCTCGCCGCACCTGATAAGGAAGAGGAGACGGGTGTACAGGAAGGCGTCGCTGCATTGGTGATATTCATCTGACGAGGCCCCGAGTGCTTCCCCGATGACCATTGCAGCGCTGGTCCAGTCCTCCGGAACGGCGTAGAGCACGTCCTCTCCGAGGGTGGAGGGGATGGTGGGGTAGAGTTGTCCCCGCCAGAGTGTCCTGACATCGTCCTCTTCATTTTTGAGCCTCTCCCAGCTCCGCAGGTAGAACGCGGCCTCGTCCTGCGTGAGATGTCGGGCGCGGTCGGTCTGGTCCCTGAGCCAGTCGGGCGTGAGTTCGCCGAGGCTGATCGGGATGACGCGGTCAGGGCCCTCGTCGGGCTCGTCCTCCCAGACGACGTCGACGCCCTCGGTGAGGTCGATGACCTCGAAGGCGCAGGGATCCGGTTCTCTGGAGAGGAACTCCAGGAACCCGGAATATTCAATGGCCGATCGTCTGGTGAACCAGACGATCCGGCGTGTGTCGCTGGGCCGGGTTTTGTCCCAGAAGGCGCGGATCCCGGGGAGGTCGTCCTGGTACCAGGGCTCGTATTCGGTGTCGGCATAGAGCGTCTCGAAGAAGACCTGTCTATCGGGATAATGGTAGGGGTTGATCGGACCGAGTGATAGGTCGTCTGCGAGAGCGGCGACGTGCTGATCGGGCATGTCTCTGAATGCTGCTTTGAGGCAGCCCCCGGCTGACTCGGTGAAGGCGATGTGCATGGTGTCGGTCATAGTGGTCTGCTCCGGTCTGGTCAGAGAACGTGTGAGATCAGGTGTGATCCGCGGAGGGAAGAGGATTATGGGTTTGGAACGGAACAGAAAGTTTATCTCCAGGTTTGGTTCCGGGTTTTTCCTGTGGGGGTGTGGGCCGGAGGAGAGAGTGGTTTCTGGCTCGCCTTCTCTTCATGATCTCCCCGCCGCCTTCCGTCCCTATCTTCATCTCGGGGGTCCGGGGGCAACGCCCCCGGCGCGAGTGGTGGGAAGGCAGGATGATCCGACATGCCGCCCCCATTTAGACTCTTCACCGCAATCTTGCGCTGGAGAACTTTGCCCCCCGGAAACCCCTCACGAAAAGAGGATAGCCGAGGGGCGGTGATTGAACGAGATCCTCTCTGGTGTCGCGGCGCAAAGAGGGGGAATCCTTCCACATCTTGAAACGCTGCTCTGAGCAATGTTCAATCGCGTATGCTTGAGCTCAGGGTTCATGTTGAATTCAACAGAGCCGAAAAAAGTATCAGACATTTGAGTGATGATCGGGCACGAAGCCGTGTCCGAATGAAATTGGATTCTTGCGTTCAATCTGTATCTCTCGTGAAGAAGAGTGAATCCGAAGGCGCCGGGGGGGAGATTTGAACTCCCGAGGTGCGAGCACCAGTGGCTTTCGAGGCCACCGCCTTCCCGGACTAGACTACCCCGGCCTATTGCGGTAACCCTATCTGTCTGCTGCTCTGATAACCTTTGCGATGGAATGCACCCTTCGGTTCCCCCGCGAGGGGGTCGTGCTCACCTACCATGGTGAGGAAGGCGACACCTGGGAGAAGGCGCTTCTCTGCCTCGGCGTAAACCCCGACATCGTGATCGTCTTCGTGGAAGGCCGTCCCGTAGCCCAGGACGACGAAATAAAAATAGATGAGGCCGAGATAGTCTCGACCTGTTCGCGTGGCTGATCAGGTGATTGGATCTTACTTGCTGGCGGTGACGAACATGTCGTCGACCCGCACCAGCATGCTCGCCATCTCGGCCGCCGAGAGGATCGCCTGCTTCTTCACCCGTGCCGGTTCAAAGACCCGCTCGGCCTTCATGTCCACGATCTCGCCGGTGTAGACATTGAGCCCGGCGTATTTCTCGCCGTGTGCATGAGCCGCCTTGAGGGCGACGATCTTGTCGATGGGGTCGAAGCCCGAGTTCTCGGCGAGGGTCTTGGGGATGTCCTCGAAAGCATCGGCAAAGCCTTCAAGGGCGATCTGGGTCCGTCCGCCGACACTTGCCGCGTACTCTCTGATCTTGAGCATCATCTCGGTCTCGACCGAGCCGCCGCCGACCACGAACGTCCCGTCCTCCAGGGCATCCTGAACAACCCGACGTGCATCCTCGACCGCACGCTCAAGTTCGTCGATGAGGTGCTGGGTCGAACCCCTCAGCAGGATCGTCGTCGCCTTCGGGTTCGGGCACTCGCCGATCGTGACCAGGTCGGCGTCTTCGGTCTGCTCGACATATCCTGCCGTGCCGATCATCTCGGGGGAGAGTTCCTGGACCTTGTTGACGATGACAGCGTGCAGGGCCTTGGCTGCAAACTTCATGTCCTTCTCGGGGACATCCTCGACGGCAAAGATCCCGTACTTCGCCAGGTAATACTGGACGGCGTCGGCGATCCCTTTCTGGCAGAAGACCACGTTGACTCCCGCCGCCTTGATTTCGTCCGCGAGTTTTCTGAGGTTCTCGCGCTCCTGCTCGCCGAAGGCGTTGAGCTGCTCGCTCTCCGAGATCTTGATCTTCGACTTCACCTGGGTCTTGGTGATCTCCAGGGGCTGGGCAAGGAGGGCGATCTTTGCGTTCTCGACCCTCTTTGGCATCGCGTCGGCGACGCGCTTCTTGTTGATGACGACACCCCTGATGAGTTCTGCGTCGTCCATCGTCTCGCCGACATCCTTGACGACCTTGACATCGTCCTCGTCGATGACGATCTTCCCGTCCTTCTCTTCGGCGACGGCCTTGACAGCGTCGACGATGATCCCTGCAACCTTATCCTTCACCGACTCGATCGACTTGCCGGTCATCGAGGTGGAGGCGATCTGGGTGAGGATATCCCGGTCCTCAGGGGTGACGGTGATGACCAGGCCCTTGAGGATCTCGAGGGCCTTGTCCAGACCCATCCGGTAGCCCTGGGCGACGATTGTCGGGTGGATCTCCTGGCCGAGCATGGTGCCGGCCCGCTCCATCAGGGCGCCGCCGAGGATGCAGGCGGTGGTGGTGCCGTCGCCGACCTCGTCGTCCTGGGTCTCGGCGACCTCGACCATCATCTTTGCGCCAGGGTGCTGAACCGAGAGTTCGTGCAGGATGGTGGCGCCGTCATTGGTGATTGTCACATCTCCGGTTGGGGAGACGAGCATCTTGTCCATGCCCCGGGGGCCGAGGGTGGTCCTCACGGCGGCGGCGATCGCCTTTGCCGCCATGATATTTGACTCCTGTGCCTCTGTCCCCTTGGTGCGTTCTACATTGTCACGTAAGATTACGACTGGCTGTCCAGCAAGCATGATAGAAACCTCCGATATCTCATTACTATGGATTAGAACTTCTATATATGCCGTTCGGTGTTGGCCCCGCCCTCTCCCTTCTCCACCTGAAAACCGGCTTCTGACAGGTCTGCCCGCGTCTTTCCGGGCAAAAAAGCAAAGGTCAAACCTCCCGGAGACAACCCTCTGGTATGCAGACAGACCGCGATCCCACCGCCGCCCTCACCAGACTGGAGTGCGGGATCCTCGCTGCCATCCTTCTCATGACCGTTGCTGTTGTCATCCATGTCGGGAACGGGGCGATCGGCGCCCCGGCCGGGATGGTGCTGGGCGCACTGGATATCTCTGGGCATGCCGTCATCATCGACGATCTCTATGGTCACGCCGACCCGGCCGAACCAGGCAGGATGGGCTCGGTCTCCTTCTCGATCCGCCTCTTCCCCGGTGACATGGGGGCAGTGGACATGGGGCAGGCGGCTGTCGGGTTTGCCACGAAGGCTGAAGAGTGGTCGCTCACGCGGGACGGCCCGACCCCCCCCGCATGGAAAGTCATCGAACGTGCCAATGTCCCGCTCTTCCACCCCGCCGATGACGACGACCTCCTCGAACCCGGCGAAGTATTCGTACTCCTGGCAACCCCCGGCCGTTCCCTCGGCTCCGGCGAGACCTTCACCGTCACGGTCGCACCCCCTGGCGGTATCGCCGCCTCGGCCGTCAGAACTGTCCCTTCGAGGGTGACCGGGGTGATGGAACTTGCATAAGACCGCTCTCGTCGTCGGCGGCGGAGTCTATGGGGCCACCTGCACCAGGCACCTCCTCGGCGAGGGATGGCAGTGTGTGGTCATCGATCAGGACTCGCTCTGCCTGGCCGCACGTTCTGTTCTCTCCGGCGGGACCGATGGGAAGGTCTCGTTTGTACGGGGCGGGGTGGCCGCGGCCCTCGACCACTTCACCTCCCATGTTCCCGACTACCTCATCCCCACGGTTCCCTTCCATCTCCTTGCCGCCCTTGTCTCGCGGGCCTGCGGCTTCGTCCCCTCGGAACTGGGCGCCAGTGCGACCGCCGCGGCGCTCCCCCCCGACCTCATCCTCTCCTCCTCCGGAGGAACCCTTGTCCTCTCGTATAATCGCGAAGGCTCATGCCTCCCCGTCTGCCCGGCCCCGTCAGTCTGTCCTGCAACCGGCGAGCACCGCACCCGTCCGCTGCACACTGTCCTCAGGCACGCCCTCCCGACTGCCTCGGTCCTGGAGAGCGTGCAACTTGCCCCTGGCGTCGGCGGTCTGCGGGGCGATGACGTCGCTGCCGTGCTTACCCGTGCGAGGGAAGAAGAGAATATCGTCGTCGGGACGGCCTGCCGGTGCCACGGGGTGGTGACGGCGCTGACAAAAAGAGGAGTTTAGTCGATCCTCGATACCTTGCAGAGCGGGAAGACCGGGACTCCCTCGACGGCCCTGACATCCCGCTTGTCGAAGAGCACCCAGATGGCCACCGGCCTCGCGCCGTGGGACCGCAGATAGTCGACGACCTCATGGAGGGTTCTCCCGGTGGTGATCACGTCGTCGACGATGACGCACGACCGACCGGCGACACCGGCGAAACTCCCTGAGACCGAACCCCTCTTCTTCTCAGCCGAACTGTGCTTGGCCGGGTGGTAGATGGCCAGGCGCGATCCCGTCTCTTCGGCGATGAGGGTGGCCAGCGGGACACCGGAGAGGGAGATCCCGACCAC contains:
- a CDS encoding DUF3658 domain-containing protein; amino-acid sequence: MTDTMHIAFTESAGGCLKAAFRDMPDQHVAALADDLSLGPINPYHYPDRQVFFETLYADTEYEPWYQDDLPGIRAFWDKTRPSDTRRIVWFTRRSAIEYSGFLEFLSREPDPCAFEVIDLTEGVDVVWEDEPDEGPDRVIPISLGELTPDWLRDQTDRARHLTQDEAAFYLRSWERLKNEEDDVRTLWRGQLYPTIPSTLGEDVLYAVPEDWTSAAMVIGEALGASSDEYHQCSDAFLYTRLLFLIRCGEVEAEGDPTSMRTLQVRRADIVDEDDLFPIIP
- a CDS encoding thiamine S protein — protein: MECTLRFPREGVVLTYHGEEGDTWEKALLCLGVNPDIVIVFVEGRPVAQDDEIKIDEAEIVSTCSRG
- the thsA gene encoding thermosome subunit alpha: MLAGQPVVILRDNVERTKGTEAQESNIMAAKAIAAAVRTTLGPRGMDKMLVSPTGDVTITNDGATILHELSVQHPGAKMMVEVAETQDDEVGDGTTTACILGGALMERAGTMLGQEIHPTIVAQGYRMGLDKALEILKGLVITVTPEDRDILTQIASTSMTGKSIESVKDKVAGIIVDAVKAVAEEKDGKIVIDEDDVKVVKDVGETMDDAELIRGVVINKKRVADAMPKRVENAKIALLAQPLEITKTQVKSKIKISESEQLNAFGEQERENLRKLADEIKAAGVNVVFCQKGIADAVQYYLAKYGIFAVEDVPEKDMKFAAKALHAVIVNKVQELSPEMIGTAGYVEQTEDADLVTIGECPNPKATTILLRGSTQHLIDELERAVEDARRVVQDALEDGTFVVGGGSVETEMMLKIREYAASVGGRTQIALEGFADAFEDIPKTLAENSGFDPIDKIVALKAAHAHGEKYAGLNVYTGEIVDMKAERVFEPARVKKQAILSAAEMASMLVRVDDMFVTASK
- a CDS encoding orotate phosphoribosyltransferase-like protein, which encodes MSSLDELINKARLLLSEGHSQEQIADELSLSMETVTWLLTQQPGAEAPKDVHIDWTVVSSDAEMIDMTARMLIHRYLAAVESGDTLIGPEEAEFDTVVGISLSGVPLATLIAEETGSRLAIYHPAKHSSAEKKRGSVSGSFAGVAGRSCVIVDDVITTGRTLHEVVDYLRSHGARPVAIWVLFDKRDVRAVEGVPVFPLCKVSRID